The following proteins come from a genomic window of Metarhizium brunneum chromosome 2, complete sequence:
- the qcr6 gene encoding Cytochrome b-c1 complex subunit 6 has protein sequence MGIWDALSEIVEAVTPWSVVEAEAPAEEPKEEQAAEDESKDEETSEEATEEATEAAEDAEEGEEEEEEEEEEEEEDEEEIVDPKETLEEECKNSAQCAPAKHHFDECVERVQQQESEGEAKEDCVEEFFHLAHCATACAAPKLWSKLR, from the exons ATGGGTATCTGGGACGCCCTTTCCGAGATTGTCGAGGCCGTTACGCCATGGAGCGTTGTTGAGGCCGAGGCCCCTGCCGAGGAGCCCAAG gaggagcaggccgccgaggacgagtcAAAGGACGAAGAGACCTCGGAAGAGGCTACTGAGGAAGCTaccgaggccgccgaggacgccgaggagggcgaggaggaggaggaggaggaggaagaagaagaagaagaggatgaggaagagatTGTCGACCCCAAGGAGACTCTTGAGGAAG AATGCAAAAATTCTGCTCAGTGTGCCCCTGCCAAGCACCACTTCGACGAGTGTGTCGAGCGTGTTCAGCAACAGGAGAGCGAGGGCGAAGCCAAGGAGGATTGCGTCGAGGAGT TCTTCCACCTTGCCCACTGCGCCACCGCCTGCGCCGCTCCCAAGCTATGGTCTAAGCTCCGATAA
- the EF102 gene encoding MFS-type transporter EF102, with translation MKGINSGSEGSGDKIGGRFWRGTKLGSQDYSLGERNIGENGTIDVGGEGEGSVANGTSTEYRTYKRRWIGLATLTLMNIVVSWDWLTFAPVADFSSQYYGVSKSAINWVSTAFFLAFVAIFPITIAILHRGPKLAFMIAAVLVIIGNWIRYGGSTSSSGGHFGAIMAGEILIGFAQPFILAAPTRYSDLWFTNRGRVAATAVTSLANPLGGALGQLINPLWVKQASDVSQMVLYVSIISTVCCLPAFIVPAAPPTPVGPSAETPKLSLRASVKVLTHSLELWLVLIPFAVYVGFFNSISSLLNQMMTPYGFSDDEAGIGGAILIFVGLVFAAITSPILDRTKKFLFALKFFMPIIGICYLVFVWMPETREVTGPYVVLAILGAASFALVPVALEFLTELSHPLSPEVTSTTAWAGGQLLGAIFVIISDALVAGDDANPPKNMKNALIFQAVVALVVCPLPLFLGLFGRADKVVLRRVRSDEQGARTNVQTVV, from the exons ATGAAAGGGATTAACAGCGGTAGCGAAGGAAGCGGCGACAAGATTGGCGGGCGCTTCTGGAGGGGGACGAAGCTGGGGTCGCAGGATTACAGCCTTGGAGAGCGAAACATTGGCGAAAATGGAACCATCGACGTCGGAGGCGAAGGCGAAGGGAGCGTTGCTAATGGAACATCAACTGAGTATCGAACGTACAAACGACGATGGATCGGCCTCGCAACACTCACGCTCATGAACATTGTCGTTTCCTGGGAT TGGCTTACTTTTGCACCTGTTGCCGACTTCTCATCGCAATACTATGGCGTCTCAAAATCGGCCATCAACTGGGTCAGCaccgccttcttcctcgcctttgTTGCCATTTTCCCCATCACCATTGCCATCTTGCACCGCGGCCCGAAGCTGGCCTTTATGATTGCTGCGGtactcgtcatcatcggaAACTGGATTCGTTATGGGGGTTCAACCAGCTCTTCCGGCGGTCACTTTGGTGCCATTATGGCCGGTGAAATTCTGATCGGTTTCGCCCAACCCTTTATCTTGGCGGCCCCTACTCGATACTCGGATTTGTGGTTCACCAACCGCGGTCGAGTTGCTGCGACGGCAGTGACAAGTTTGGCGAATCCCCTGGGCGGTGCTCTGGGCCAATTGATCAACCCTCTGTGGGTTAAGCAGGCGAGCGACGTTTCCCAGATGGTGCTCTATGTCTCCATCATT TCTACTGTTTGCTGTCTACCAGCCTTCATCGTACCAGCCGCGCCCCCAACCCCTGTTGGACCTTCTGCCGAGACCCCAAAACTAAGCCTCAGGGCATCCGTCAAAGTCCTCACTCACTCCCTTGAATTGTGGCTTGTACTTATTCCATTCGCTGTCTACGTCGGCTTCTTCAACTCGATCTCGTCTCTTCTCAACCAGATGATGACTCCCTACGGGTtcagcgacgacgaggcaggTATCGGAGGTGCCATTCTCAtcttcgtcggcctcgtcttcGCAGCCATTACCTCGCCGATTTTGGATAGAACCAAGAAGTTCCTCTTCGCTCTCAAGTTCTTCATGCCCATCATCGGTATCTGCTACCTCGTCTTCGTGTGGATGCCCGAGACCCGCGAAGTCACCGGCCCGTATGTAGTGCTCGCCATTCTGGGGGCCGCTTCCTTTGCCCTGGTCCCCGTGGCTCTGGAGTTTCTCACTGAGCTCAGCCACCCGCTTAGTCCCGAGGTCACATCCACTACCGCATGGGCCGGTGGtcagctcctcggcgccaTCTTTGTTATCATCAGCGATGCTCTGGTtgccggtgatgatgccaacCCGCCCAAAAACATGAAGAATGCTCTCATTTTCCAGGCTGTCGTCGCCCTAGTTGTTTGCCCGTTGCCCCTGTTCTTGGGCCTATTTGGCCGTGCAGATAAGGTTGTTTTGAGGCGTGTTCGCTCCGATGAGCAGGGCGCACGTACAAATGTACAGACTGTTGTATAA
- the ERG27 gene encoding 3-keto-steroid reductase, with the protein MVATKTASAEPAPWESVPAHEQLFVLITGANSGIGLGTAQALIDDFLATRSLSSHLIVIPTTRSGSKSLETIRQLREYATKAAKTSKVLSRGGADYKWEDAASRIHILSLTLDLCDLRGIWDFAHKLRYGTVRNPEGLEGEYLRNVRIPRLDSIICNAAFGGWAGMNYFAAIRSFFTKGIIQTATWPDFKLSLPTCLLNERPVLNYPVKPLLGEVFCACVFGHYILAHKLLPLLSRSSENEAPGRIIWSSSLEAVRKVFDVNDVQCFTRPEAYESCKRLTDLLCLSSSLPAARPFSSRFLTIDDDAEAAKKQLVRPKIYLTHPGVVASTLFPLPWFLFWLYEISLVVCRWVGSPWHNVTGYNGAKAASWVVLQTQEALDDSDAERVKWGSSTDVRLNVDVKKTEVEGWGWEGKPETPDTIAADSAVGVLHKSVGRKTGTRDATAEDIAEFEEVGARCWQQLEELRAQWEDILERDGK; encoded by the exons ATGGTGGCTACGAAGACTGCATCTGCCGAACCAGCTCCATGGGAATCTGTGCCTGCCCATGAGCAGCTTTTTGTCCTCATCACCGGTGCGAATAG TGGAATCGGTCTCGGTACAGCCCAAGCTCTCATTGACGATTTCCTGGCCACGCGGTCCCTCAGTTCGCACCTCATTGTGATCCCCACGACACGGTCTGGCTCCAAATCCCTCGAGACGATCCGGCAACTGCGAGAATATGCTaccaaggcggccaagacatCAAAAGTCTTGTcgcgcggcggcgccgactaTAAATGGGAAGATGCCGCCTCGAGAATCCACATCTTAAGCCTGACGCTGGATTTGTGTGACCTCCGTGGCATTTGGGATTTCGCGCATAAACTGCGGTACGGGACTGTGAGAAACCCTGAGGGTTTGGAGGGGGAATATTTGCGGAATGTGAGAATCCCTCGGCTGGACAGCATTATCTGCAATGCAGCTTTTGGTGGGTGGGCGGGAATGAACTACTTCGCCGCCATTCGGTCGTTTTTTACAAAGGGCATTATACAGACGGCAACCTGGCCTGACTTTAAGCTGTCATTGCCGACTTGCCTCTTGAACGAGCGGCCAGTACTCAACTAC CCCGTCAAACCTTTGCTGGGCGAAGTCTTTTGCGCGTGTGTCTTTGGCCACTACATCCTCGCCCATAAGCTCCTTCCCCTGCTGAGCAGATCCTCCGAGAACGAGGCGCCCGGCCGTATCATCTGGTCAAGCAGCCTCGAGGCGGTCCGAAAAGTCTTTGACGTCAACGACGTACAGTGTTTCACGCGTCCCGAGGCATATGAATCTTGCAAAAGACTCACTGACCTCCTCTGCCTGAGCTCCTCTCTCCCTGCCGCTCGGCCATTCTCCTCTCGCTTCCTCACCattgatgacgacgccgaagctgccaagaagcagcttgTCCGGCCGAAAATCTACCTCACCCACCCAGGCGTGGTGGCCAGCACGCTGTTCCCACTTCCCTGGTTTCTCTTCTGGTTGTACGAGATTTCGCTCGTCGTCTGCCGCTGGGTCGGCTCCCCCTGGCACAATGTCACCGGCTACAATGGCGCCAAGGCAGCCTCTTGGGTCGTCCTCCAAACCCAAGAAGCCCTCGATGATTCTGACGCAGAACGCGTCAAATGGGGCAGCAGCACGGATGTCAGGCTCAACGTTGACGTGAAGAAGACAGAAGTGGAAGGGTGGGGGTGGGAAGGCAAGCCCGAGACGCCTGATACTATTGCCGCCGACTCTGCTGTTGGTGTTTTGCACAAGTCCGTTGGGAGAAAGACTGGTACTAGGGATGCGACTGCGGAGGATATTGCCGAGTTTGAGGAGGTTGGTGCCCGGTGTTGGCAGCAGCTGGAGGAGTTGAGGGCCCAGTGGGAGGACATCCTTGAGCGTGACGGCAAATAG